TCCATATTCCACTGCGCCTCGTAATGCTCGCTCTCCTATCAGCTTTGCTGTATAGCCTGCCTCCGTCCCCAAGTCACCCACAAGACCATTTGTCACTCCAGCACTTAGTCCAGCTACCGCGACTTGTCCCCAACTAAACTCCTCCTGAACACCTAATGCCATTCCTGTTAATTGACCTGCTACGCTCCCTGCTGCTGCCGCTAACCCTGCTCCAACCGCTGAAAACGAGCCTCCCGCTCCCAATGCAGTCCCCGCCATCGCTAAACCTGCTCCTGCGGTCGCAATGGCCGTAACAACCATGACAATTATCATGGCCACCATATTACACGCAGCCTCTGGCGGTGGCGGCACAAACGGTAAGCTTGGCGTGGTATCACCTATCTGCTCTGCCACATTATACGCGGTAAAGGTATCAAACCGGTTGGCGTTATTTGCTTGCTCTGGGATGGTGAGTGTTTGTCCTGCCACTAACGGCTCGCCTGCTTCTAGCGAAATACCATTCACATCGGCAATGATATACCAATAGTCTGGATTACCGTAGTACGCGACCGCGATGCTTTGTAAGGTTTCACCCGTGGTGACTTGGTGGCGCATAGCACTACCCGGTGCTTTTGCTGATATCCCTGCAAAGTGTGCCTGCTTAACTGTGACCTCGCCGTTTTCTTTCATTTCACCGAGGTAATTACCACCTGCATGCAGATAGTGACTGGTGGTCGAACGCATTTCTTTTTCACCGTCTTCCCAATGCGTACTTTTGCTTTCTGTAAACCTAATGGTATGTGCTACAGTTGGCCGTTCTTCCGGTAATCCCGGTACGTTGGTTGGCGGATTATTTGGGAAGGTGATTGGGGTCTCTTCACCATTTGGTTTTGTTGTACCACCACCGTTAATCGGCCCTTCAACCGGTACTGATGGCAATGCGCCTAAGTGTGTTCTGTTTTGTGTACCCGATACTTTCTTTACTAACTTACCATCTGCTGATGTATCAAAGTAACGCGCACTGATTTTACTACCTTCTATTGTTGACTTTTCTTCTATTGCATAACGATTACCGCTTGCGTCATAGAAGCTGGTAGTAGTTGTCGGTTTATATCCTTCGGTGTTACTTGACCCACTCACTCTACTTTCTAAATACTGCTGACGACCTGTATAAGTATAACTAAAGGTGTGCATGTACTGGCTTGGCGTTGTATGGTCACTGGTATCTGTTCTTTTATGGTTATTGTATTTCATCCTTTCCATACGACCTGCGTCGTCGTAGAAATAAGTTGATGTATTTAATCCATGGCTAGTACTCTCTGATAATAAACCAGTTAAGTTGGCATCAATAACCTGATGCGTACCTTGAGCTGTGAACTGCGCTTTTAATACATCTTCTAACGATGCTTGCACCCAGCCACTCTGGCTAACTTTGTCAAAGTTACCATCAACCGTATACTCAAATCGCTGTATTGACTTTTCTTCGCCCGATAAGTCAAAAGTGACGTCGTAGCTCCAGTCGCCATCTCTTACTTCCAAGGTTCTCGTCGATGTCGGAGCAAAATAGTTAAGCGTTAACTCCTTCTGGCCTAAGATATTGTATTCGTGACGCACTTGGCGCGACCACGCAATATCATTCCAACTTCGATTATAACGCTCGGCGAACAAGTCTACTTCTAAGTTACGGCCATATTGGTGCTCAGCAGTAGTCGAGTACGTTTGGCGCATACTTGCTAAGTGACCCTGTGCGGTATAGCTGAGCGCTTGTGCGGTAAACCCTTTATCGTTGATAATGAAATCTGCACGCCCTGCGGCGTCATACTCAAAGTATTGGCCGTGTTGGCTTATGCCTAGAGTGCCATTTTCTTCCCTATTACCTCTGTAAACAACAACAGCCGTGAGCGATATTATTAACCGCTCACATTGTTGTGATTACATACCTAGTCATTCAATATGTCGGAAGGCGCCTCCGGCTTTTCCAACCTACACCCCATAAACGTTAAGCGTAGGTCGGTTAAGCGTAGCGCCACCCGACAAATTAACCCGACGTACGGCCGTCTAAGTCCCTGTGTAGTCGTTGATACGATCGTACATGAGTAATAAAACAAACATTAATAAATCCGTCTTAGTTTCGTTCACTTTTTCAACTTGTAACAAATACTCTTCTTTAAACGGCCAAATTGACGTTTTCAAAATTAAAATTGCAACTATTTTTTCTTGAATAGAAATTGTCCAACGCAATTTATTCCATTGAGGCTTATCAATTTCAATATCGCTAAAGCCAGGAATTTTTACTATCAAAGGGTACTCTTTAACAGCACCACAGGTCTTAATACTACATGGTTTAGCTTTGTAATAAGGATAAATGGAACCTTTTTGATAAGAGTATAAAAACTCATTTTCATTTTTTAAAAAAGATCCATTGTTAAATCCTATTTCATAACTTTCATTTAAGCTCGTATCAAAAGATACCCTATCTTTTCTAAATAGCTTTTTGTTTACAGTTATTGAAACTTCAACATTCATAGTGCATGTTACTTCAGTCATTTAAGGCTTACCTCGCCATTCAGCAGATAGTGTTATTCCCATAAATTCCCAACCAGCATTTATTGCTGGTACAGTCATCCCATTTGTTGTTCTAGCACCAACACTACCTTTGAATTTTCCAAACCTAGTCTTAAATAAATCACTTTTAAGTGCATCAGTTTCATAAATTTGGCTAAATTCACCCGTATCTAGATCGTACCTACCAGCAAAGTTAAGGTTATCACTTTTGAATGTCTTAGAACTATAACCAACATCTCCAGAAATGGATGCAGTAAATGCTTTACCTAAATTTGGTAGTTTACCCTGAACAAACGATGCTTCGTCATTGTAAATTCCAAAAACATACTTTCCTTCAATAGTTTTGTCGAAAGCGCTAATTGCTACAGAACCTCTTACCAGCCCTCCTTGATCAACTAGTCTTACCGCAGTGCTCAATAGTACACTTGTCTGATTAGCATACCCCCAACCTTTATTAGCGTACACCGAAGCGGCTGATCCATCACTCATTAACCCGTGCATAGAATCACCTATTACACTCACACCTGCTCCAGATAAATTATACCCACCGTAGATATATGACGAACCAGAAGCAATAGAACCAGCTCCATAGCCAGAAATTAGTACTCCTTTAAAAGTATTTCTAACGCCTTGAAACGCAACTTTTGCACCAAGTCCAACTACGCCAACACCCGTGGTGAGAAGGGCGATATCCGCTGCGTAATCTGCACCAACTCTAACAGCTTCAGCAAACTCATCAGTCTGGTTACTAGCCCAAGCCCAACGAGTAGCATCATCATTCATATCAACGAGCCAACCTTGCGTTGTCCCTGCAGTGAACTTCGCCATATCCATACGTGCTATTGTATCGCCTTGTGCATATCTACCAAGATTAGCGTTTAAGAATTGTTGACCGCGAACACGCTCAGCAGCACCTAATTGTTGACCATGGTTAATTGCAGCATTTGTGACAGAAGCAATATTACTCTTCGTAGCTAGCGAGCTAACCGCAACTGATGAACGGACATTTGCATCATAATCAATGGAGTAATTACTATAGGTATTATGAAGGTCTTCCATACCTTGCGTAATAGCATTAGTTTGAGAAGTTAGGTTTTCAGCCACTTGATTAGCAGCTTTTGATCTTGATATACGCAAACTATTTTCAACATTCTTATTAACAGTTGCACTTGAATTTTGGAACAGCTCTTGTCCCATTTTATCCAATTTTTCCTGACGCTCAAGGTCTGCTATACGTTGTGACTTAATAATTGACTGGGCAATACTGTTCCCAATCGCATTGCCAAAGGCATCCGCAAGCACTTCCTTGCCATTCCAACTTCTGTCACCACCAAACGCGCGATTCACACCATAACCCACGGCACTTCCTACAACATTGTTAACAACATCTGTTGCAATATTACCTGAGCCATTTGAACCTACTATGCGCCCTCCAAATGCAGCCGATGCTGCTGACGCTGCGACATTCGCCCAACTAAACCCTGATGGTTTACCCACCATAGCATTACCTGCCGCTGTGGCAACACTGCTTGCTGCACCTGCGATTGCACGCCCTACTGGTGTTAATACCGCTTTGCCTTTGTCTAGTACTGTAAACATGCCCTCTGATGTACCACCTGCTCCCATGCCTTGCGCTGCTGCACCACCAACACCACCTGCAAAGGCGGCAACCGCTACTTGCCCCCAATCAAAACCTTGTTGTTGACCCAGTGCAATAGCAGTGCCCTGAGAAGCAACACTGCCCGCAGCACCCGCCGCGGCGCCAGCTTGCCATGCGGCCATCCCCATTTGTGTTGCTGCACCATATGTCACCACTGACACTACAATGGCCACTATCACAACAATAATCGTTGCCACCATATTACACGCAGCCTCTGGCGGTGGCGGCACAAACGGTAAGCTTGGCGTGGTGTCACCTATCTGCTCCGCCACATTATACGCGGTAAAGGTATCAAACCGGTTGGCGTTATTTGCTTGCTCTGGGATGGTGAGTGTTTGTCCTGCCACTAACGGCTCGCCTGCTTCTAGCGAAATACCATTCACATCGGCAATGATATACCAATAGTCTGGATTACCGTAGTACGCGACCGCGATGCTTTGTAAGGTTTCACCCGTGGTGACTTGGTGGCGCATAGCACTACCCGGTGCTTTTGCTGATATCCCTTCAAAGTGTGCCTGCTTAACTGTGACCTCGCCGTTTTCTTTCATTTCACCGAGGTAATTACCACCTGCATGCAGATAGTGACTGGTGGTCGAACGCATTTCTTTTTCACCGCCTTCCCAATGCGTACTTTTGCTTTCTGTAAACCTAATGGTATGTGCTACAGTTGGCCGTTCTTCCGGTAATCCCGGTACGTTGGTTGGCGGATTATTTGGGAAGGTGATTGGGGTCTCTTCACCATTTGGTTTTGTTGTACCACCACCGTTAATCGGCCCTTCAACCGGTACTGATGGCAATGCGCCTAAGTGTGTTCTGTTTTGTGTACCCGATACTTTCTTTACTAACTTACCATCCGCTGATGTATCAAAGTAACGCGCACTGATTTTACTACCTTCTATTGTTGATTTTTCTTCTATTGCATAACGATTACCGCTTGCGTCATAGAAGCTGGTAGTAGTTGTCGGTTTATATCCTTCGGTGTTACTTGACCCACTCACTCTACTTTCTAAATACTGCTGACGACCTGTATAAGTATAACTAAAGGTGTGCATGTACTGGCTTGGCGTTGTATGGTCACTGGTATCTGTTCTTTTATAGTTATTGTATTTCATCCTGTCCATACGGCCTGCGTCGTCGTAGAAATAAGTTGATGTATTTAACCCATGACTAGTACTCTCTGATAATAAACCAGTTAAGTTGGCATCAATAACCTGATGCGTACCTTGAGCTGTGAACTGCGCTTTTAATACATCTTCTAACGATGCTTGCACCCAGCCACTCTGGCTAACTTTGTCAAAGTTACCATCAACCGTATACTCAAATCGCTGTATTGACTTTTCTTCGCCCGATAAGTCAAAAGTGACGTCATAGCTCCAGTCGCCATCTCTCACTTCCAAGGTTCTCGTCGATGTCGGAGCAAAATAGTTAAGCGTTAACGCCTTCTGGCCTAAGATATTGTATTCGTGACGCACTTGGCGCGACCACGCAATATCATTCCAACTTCGATTATAACGCTCGGCGAACAAGTCTACTTCTAAGTTACGGCCATATTGGTGCTCAGCAGTAGTCGAGTACGTTTGGCGCATACTTGCTAAGTGACCCTGTGCGGTATAGCTGAGCGCTTGTGCGGTAAACCCTTTATCGTTGATAATGAAATCTGCACGTCCTGCGGCGTCATACTCGAAGTATTGGCCATGTTGGCTTATGCCTATAGTGCCATTTTCTTTCATGTTGCCACCGTCAATCACTACGCGATTGGCAGTATCATAAGTAAACCAGTAGGTGTCTTGTGTGGCTTTCTCATCAATCTGAATTTCACCTTTCGATTCCAATGCCACATCACCATCTTTAGCGATAAAGGTAATTTTTAACTTATCTGCAAAGTCCTGTGACGGCCTTCCACTTAATAACCCTGTTTCACTATCAAAATGTAACCAATTTAGTGATTCAGGAATGACGATTTCTGGCGCATCATCACTTGAACTGGCGGCTGCCATTAACATAGAGGAAGGCATTGCCATACTATGCATCATCGAGTTAGTTGCCGCATTTGGCGTAACTTCTTCAGGAACATTTGCCTCTGGCAGTTCAATCACTACGCCATAGCGAGCAGCATCACCTAAACCACTGAAGTATTGTTTTACATCAATACTTATCATTTCCGCTTTAACTGCTTCTATCACACCTGCATCTTTGGCCTGCGGCCCAGTAACTCGTATTCGAAATTCACCTTGCTGTGTTTGGCCATTAGGATTTGTAGCGGTAATTTGAATATACTGCCCTGCCGTTACGTCTGCTTGTGAAGGAGTGCCACTAATGATGCCATCATGGCTAATACTTAGCCAACTTTCCGCAGGTAAAGGTTGATATGTGCCATTGGCAGTGCGTATTTGTGCTTCATAGGCAATATCCTGCCCCAACGCTGAAAATGCATTGGCTACGTTATAATTAAAAGCTTTACCGTAGTCTGTTTGTTGGTGTGTTAATGCCACGGTTTCAATAGGTGTTACCGCTAACGCATTTACTGCTAGGGTTATTTGCGCACTGGCTTGCTCACCACTTGGGTCTGTCGCACGTAAATTAATCACAATATTTTCCGTTGGTGCATTCAACGGGGCAAAACCGTATATTTCTTGTGTGCTAACGCCATGAGTAAGCCAATCTGGTAATGCGCTTACATCGTAATCTAATACGTCATTATTGGCATCTACGAAGGTTACTGGTATGCGCACAAAGTCACCTGCTGTGACTGTAGCAGTATGCATTCCCTCATAAGTAGGTGCTACATTTGGATCGAACACCGTCAGCATAAACTGCTGCGCAGTCGTCTCTATGCCATCTGACGCTTTAATTTGTATAGTGTAATCGCCAGGCGTCGCAACAGTTCCATTTAGACGCCCAGTACTTGCATCGAAAGTTAACCCTGTAGGTAGCTCTGTTATCGTCCATCCTGTTTGGTCATTTCCTATTAACGCTGCAGCGCTTAAAGTTAATGCATCGTTGTTTGCATCATCAAAATGCGCACCTACTTCATAGTCAATAGGAGTGTTCATGGCTTTAACCAAATCAGCAATTGGTCTAGCTGATGGGGCAAAGTTATTAGGCATCGCATCAAAAGAGTTAGCTAAGTCTCTCCCTCGGTGACGGCTGCCATCTGCAAAGTGGATGAAGTCCATCATATGTTGAACATCACTAAACCAATCACTTACTCGCAATATGTTGTTCGTGCTATTAACAAATAACACGGCATCATCACCATCACGGTAGTAGGTTATTTCATCAGCATTGATATCGTCAAAGTAAATGGCATTACCAGACCCACTATCAATAATAGTGTCGTTGCCATCGCCCTTAGCGTAGTAGTATCGGTCATGGTATAACGCACCTGTGAGTGTATCGTTACCCAGTCCTCCTCGATGCCCTAAATACATTGAAGCACTCATACCTTCTTGGTTAAAGCTCCATGTGTCATCTCCTGCAGTGCCTTCAATAACTAACTGCTGTCCAATATGATGGCGATTCCAATGAGTTCCATCTGCAAACTCGATATTTTCAATGCGTATATCTGTCGCACCATCAACAAACCAGTCTTTTATCGTAATTATGGCGCCGTCAGGTAAGCCAATATACATATCCCCTACAGGACCACCTTTGGCATAAATACGAATATTGTCAGCTGTAATTCCAGTGCCAAATATGATGGTGTCATTGTCTCTAATATCATTAATGATGTCGTTACCATCACCTAAATCATAATAATAGCGGTCAGCAAAGCTCCCCCCGATAATGGTATCGTCGCCTAACCCACCTCGGTACCCTAATTCATTATATGCACCACTGTGATCCAATATATCGTTACCATCTGTTCCTACACGTTGCAATTCACGACCAATATCACGGCGATCCATGCTAGTGCCATCACTGAACACTATGCTTTCCAACGTGATGTACTTGCCATCAAACCAGTTAGCGAACGCTATTGTTTCACCATCAGGCAAGTTTATATATAAATGGCTATCATCCGCTGTAAAGTTAATGTTGTCTTGCGTAATTCCTGCTCCAAAGATAATACTGTCATTGCCTGCTGTATCTGTGATCAAATCACTGCC
This is a stretch of genomic DNA from Flocculibacter collagenilyticus. It encodes these proteins:
- a CDS encoding LysM peptidoglycan-binding domain-containing protein, whose product is MRQTYSTTAEHQYGRNLEVDLFAERYNRSWNDIAWSRQVRHEYNILGQKELTLNYFAPTSTRTLEVRDGDWSYDVTFDLSGEEKSIQRFEYTVDGNFDKVSQSGWVQASLEDVLKAQFTAQGTHQVIDANLTGLLSESTSHGLNTSTYFYDDAGRMERMKYNNHKRTDTSDHTTPSQYMHTFSYTYTGRQQYLESRVSGSSNTEGYKPTTTTSFYDASGNRYAIEEKSTIEGSKISARYFDTSADGKLVKKVSGTQNRTHLGALPSVPVEGPINGGGTTKPNGEETPITFPNNPPTNVPGLPEERPTVAHTIRFTESKSTHWEDGEKEMRSTTSHYLHAGGNYLGEMKENGEVTVKQAHFAGISAKAPGSAMRHQVTTGETLQSIAVAYYGNPDYWYIIADVNGISLEAGEPLVAGQTLTIPEQANNANRFDTFTAYNVAEQIGDTTPSLPFVPPPPEAACNMVAMIIVMVVTAIATAGAGLAMAGTALGAGGSFSAVGAGLAAAAGSVAGQLTGMALGVQEEFSWGQVAVAGLSAGVTNGLVGDLGTEAGYTAKLIGERALRGAVEYGTQHIASKMVGEPSSFSWANMAASAASSAVMPPPSRYGEQTNIMTDVVKNIAGSGVAYATKKLVNNEGSWNGKQVVADAFGNAIGNSIAAGMQREQAKTNEVKETVAKAVENGATPQQAVQQVAQKIASENGGSISGGTVSMGGKSLGNGTDYSVTNAEGQTGHFDLSSVSTVQDGYDMIGYLSDHLRGTPNMGMMLGSATSQIIGRTQTHHDNQIKAMHQRLDASWDAAVRRGEAMYDAGVRARPQMGVEFNLEAHLAADNAMWGAGKARAAAIRNGWDYTKQVVSHALDPDNLANIGYQALDKHAEGAFWIGDKIVTGLVDATTLVTDPGAIFDLEARTDQVIKQGYLPKGENLSYRMANEIYGRGLNDFILRVDGRVVKPVGSGLTMAMPWPVDDLKVYGSVRSPDGIKIFDDSYDFIDGATGTLDQYIDPNRDFIQKAIIYSRNKLNHIAYPQHSPTGSPYKIQFTYTDNDLIYGRNNFAPWKPDIDPSYARPYASYLNQ